One genomic segment of Myxococcus xanthus includes these proteins:
- a CDS encoding SDR family oxidoreductase — MSKSRRKVVLITGASSGIGQACAELLGAHGHAVHGTSRHPRADGAHHRMAVLDVTDEDSVQRAVASVLAAEGRLDVVVNCAGFVMAGAVEDVSVEEAQRQMDTNFFGALRVCRAVLPTMRAQRSGLIVNISSMGGAAGLPFQGLYSASKFALEGMTESLRQEVAAFGIEATLLQPGDVLTRVREYRQRARQSGPGSAYQEAFERVMNLVESGEGAGVPPEHVARKLLALVERQRVDVRYSVGRLSQRIGLVSKRLLPGRTFEHLVMALHGMSRR, encoded by the coding sequence ATGAGCAAGTCGCGACGCAAGGTGGTCCTCATCACTGGCGCATCCTCTGGCATCGGTCAGGCCTGCGCGGAGCTCCTGGGGGCACATGGCCACGCCGTCCATGGTACCAGCCGCCATCCCCGCGCGGATGGTGCCCACCACCGGATGGCCGTGTTGGACGTCACGGATGAGGATTCCGTTCAGCGCGCGGTGGCGTCGGTGCTCGCGGCCGAGGGCCGGCTCGACGTGGTGGTGAACTGCGCGGGCTTCGTGATGGCCGGCGCCGTGGAGGACGTGTCCGTCGAAGAAGCCCAGCGGCAGATGGACACCAACTTCTTCGGCGCGCTGCGCGTCTGCCGGGCGGTGCTTCCCACGATGCGCGCGCAGCGGTCGGGCCTCATCGTCAACATCAGCTCCATGGGCGGCGCCGCAGGGCTTCCCTTCCAGGGGCTCTATAGCGCCAGCAAGTTCGCCCTGGAGGGGATGACGGAGAGCCTCCGGCAGGAAGTCGCGGCCTTCGGCATCGAGGCCACGCTGCTGCAGCCCGGGGATGTCCTCACGCGCGTGCGTGAGTACCGGCAGCGCGCCCGGCAGTCCGGTCCCGGGTCCGCCTACCAGGAGGCCTTCGAGCGCGTCATGAACCTGGTGGAGTCAGGAGAAGGCGCGGGCGTTCCTCCCGAGCACGTCGCCCGGAAGCTCCTGGCCCTGGTGGAGCGGCAGCGCGTGGACGTGCGCTACTCCGTGGGTCGCCTGTCGCAGCGCATCGGCCTGGTGTCGAAGCGCCTGCTGCCCGGGCGCACCTTCGAGCACCTCGTGATGGCGCTCCACGGCATGTCGCGGCGCTGA
- a CDS encoding toxin-antitoxin system YwqK family antitoxin — protein sequence MQLKKRVLTGAVRVLVAGMALGCNRASGPCPDGAQLQGRAPPDGVLQWCARPDGKKHGRWAEWHATGALKTEGTYVDGKMEGRWVSYFEDGVKQFEGDYRGGLKQGLWTLYYEEGQKNREELHSPGSGPVKWTAWRSDGSKWAEGTLAGHRSQGAYSEWHPHGALAVQGQYEKGEKTGEWKYWDVAGVATDVPQGDFDSE from the coding sequence GTGCAGTTGAAGAAGCGCGTGCTGACAGGTGCGGTGCGGGTGCTCGTCGCGGGGATGGCCCTGGGCTGCAACCGGGCTTCCGGGCCTTGTCCTGATGGCGCGCAGCTTCAGGGCCGCGCGCCGCCCGACGGAGTCCTCCAGTGGTGTGCCCGGCCCGACGGGAAGAAGCACGGCCGTTGGGCGGAGTGGCACGCCACCGGGGCGCTGAAGACGGAAGGCACCTACGTCGACGGGAAGATGGAGGGCCGCTGGGTCAGCTACTTCGAGGACGGCGTGAAGCAGTTCGAAGGTGACTATCGTGGCGGGCTCAAGCAGGGCCTGTGGACCCTCTACTACGAGGAGGGCCAGAAGAACCGCGAGGAGCTCCATTCACCCGGCTCCGGCCCGGTGAAGTGGACCGCCTGGCGCTCGGACGGCTCGAAGTGGGCGGAAGGGACGCTGGCGGGGCATCGCTCGCAGGGCGCTTATTCGGAGTGGCACCCCCATGGCGCGCTGGCCGTGCAGGGCCAGTACGAGAAGGGGGAGAAGACGGGTGAGTGGAAGTACTGGGATGTCGCGGGCGTCGCCACGGATGTTCCGCAGGGCGACTTCGACAGCGAGTGA
- a CDS encoding AraC family transcriptional regulator yields the protein METTKTRETLEHWRMGFMGRVANPLFAEELFDRVPDIVFSVKDIRGRYVCMSEACAERCGLKSKAAAVGHTAHELFPQHMADRYVRQDEKVFQTGRALVDNLDLTLFNNRKPGWCLTSKVPLFDATGEVMGLACLSKDVHEPGRAGLVDERFAGTIDYIQANYGERLRIDSLARRAGMSAAQFERRMQRIFQLSAGQFIMKTRIDAAAERLVEDAQPIAAIALAVGFCDQSALSRQFKQVTGLSPRQYRQLVVATSVPGAPRGKQAR from the coding sequence ATGGAAACCACCAAGACGCGTGAAACCTTGGAGCACTGGCGGATGGGCTTCATGGGGCGGGTGGCGAATCCGCTGTTCGCGGAGGAGCTGTTCGACCGGGTGCCGGACATCGTCTTCTCGGTGAAGGACATCCGGGGGCGCTACGTGTGCATGAGCGAGGCATGCGCGGAGCGCTGTGGCCTGAAGAGCAAGGCGGCGGCGGTGGGGCACACGGCGCACGAGCTGTTTCCCCAGCACATGGCGGACCGGTACGTGCGACAGGACGAGAAGGTGTTCCAGACGGGACGCGCGCTCGTGGACAACCTGGACCTGACGTTGTTCAACAACCGCAAGCCGGGCTGGTGTCTGACGAGCAAGGTTCCGCTGTTCGATGCCACGGGCGAGGTGATGGGGCTGGCGTGTCTGTCCAAGGACGTGCACGAGCCGGGGCGCGCGGGGCTGGTGGACGAGCGCTTCGCGGGGACCATCGATTACATCCAGGCGAACTATGGGGAGCGGCTGCGCATCGACTCGCTGGCGCGGCGGGCGGGGATGTCCGCGGCGCAGTTCGAGCGGCGGATGCAGCGCATCTTCCAGCTCTCAGCCGGGCAGTTCATCATGAAGACGCGCATCGACGCAGCGGCGGAGCGGCTGGTGGAGGATGCGCAGCCCATCGCCGCCATCGCCCTGGCGGTGGGTTTCTGTGACCAGAGCGCCCTGTCTCGCCAGTTCAAGCAGGTGACGGGGTTGAGCCCGCGACAGTACCGGCAGCTCGTCGTCGCCACGTCCGTGCCGGGAGCGCCACGGGGCAAGCAGGCTCGCTGA
- a CDS encoding winged helix DNA-binding domain-containing protein, producing MIPFLMMLPMLVPAGVKRGRSSKARREGGLSPVPSPTEESGSAPPVRASSRRRLPAQVLGQRALNRALLQRQWLLQRSRAGVMEALEHLVGLQAQATHPPYGALWTRLNGFQQEALTRLMTERQVVRAGMMRGTLHLVTARDCLALRPVLQPALDRGLKHSSHGKQLAGVEVQALVAEGRALLEARPSPRGELGQRLQERWPGHDASALSLGFSSLEPLVTVPPCGTWGHGERMVYATAESWLGQRFEPAAPPDALVMRYLAAFGPASAKDLQAWSGLPRMGAVLERLRPELRAFRDEHGVELFDIPNARRPDPDTPAPVRFLSEFDSVLLAHADRTRIISDAARKRVFTINGIVRATILVDGFVRGTWRIERARGTATLCITPFARLSREDRAALSDEGGRLLAFAASDGQHADIRFERVG from the coding sequence ATGATTCCCTTCTTGATGATGTTGCCGATGCTCGTCCCCGCGGGTGTCAAACGTGGACGCTCCAGCAAGGCACGGAGGGAAGGGGGGCTGAGTCCAGTGCCTTCACCCACGGAGGAATCAGGAAGCGCGCCGCCTGTCCGCGCCTCCTCGCGGCGGCGGCTGCCGGCCCAGGTCCTGGGGCAGCGGGCCCTCAACCGGGCCCTGCTCCAGCGTCAGTGGCTGTTGCAGCGTTCCCGGGCGGGCGTGATGGAGGCGCTTGAGCACCTGGTGGGGCTTCAAGCCCAGGCCACCCATCCTCCCTACGGCGCATTGTGGACGCGGCTGAACGGCTTCCAGCAAGAGGCGCTGACCCGGCTCATGACCGAGCGCCAGGTGGTGCGCGCCGGGATGATGCGCGGGACGTTGCACCTGGTGACCGCGCGTGACTGCCTCGCGCTGCGTCCCGTGCTGCAACCCGCGCTGGACAGGGGGCTGAAGCACTCCTCCCATGGCAAGCAGTTGGCGGGCGTGGAGGTCCAGGCGCTGGTGGCGGAGGGACGGGCGCTGCTGGAGGCACGTCCCAGTCCCCGGGGCGAGCTGGGCCAGCGGCTCCAGGAGAGGTGGCCCGGCCATGATGCGAGCGCCCTGAGCCTGGGCTTCTCGAGCCTGGAGCCGCTCGTGACGGTGCCACCCTGTGGAACGTGGGGCCATGGCGAGCGGATGGTGTACGCCACCGCCGAGTCCTGGCTCGGCCAGCGCTTCGAGCCCGCCGCGCCGCCAGACGCGCTGGTGATGCGCTACCTCGCCGCGTTTGGCCCCGCGAGCGCCAAGGACCTGCAGGCCTGGTCGGGCCTGCCACGCATGGGCGCTGTCCTGGAGCGGTTGAGGCCTGAGCTGCGCGCCTTCCGTGACGAGCACGGCGTCGAGCTGTTCGACATCCCGAATGCCCGGAGGCCCGACCCGGACACGCCCGCGCCCGTCCGCTTCCTGTCCGAATTCGACAGCGTGCTGCTGGCCCACGCGGACCGCACGCGCATCATCTCCGATGCCGCCCGCAAGCGCGTCTTCACCATCAACGGCATCGTGCGCGCCACCATCCTCGTCGATGGCTTCGTTCGAGGTACCTGGCGCATTGAACGTGCGCGCGGCACCGCGACCTTGTGCATCACGCCCTTCGCGCGGCTGTCGCGTGAGGACCGCGCCGCGCTGAGCGACGAGGGCGGGCGGCTGCTCGCCTTCGCCGCCTCGGATGGCCAGCACGCCGACATTCGCTTCGAGCGGGTGGGGTGA
- a CDS encoding RNA polymerase factor sigma-32: MQASNSFSSPDSLSTYLSEINQYPLLTQPQEQELSKRFRAGDLAAGHQLVTANLRFVVKVAYEYRSYGLKMSDLIQEANIGLMKAVQKFDPDKGIRLISYAVWWIRAYIQNCILKNWSLVKLGTTQAQRRLFFSLARTRRELEKMGAGDANVVNAEEIARKLNVKASEVREMEQRMGGRDLSLDAPMGEDGDATHLDFVESESVSAVDEVADRQQANLTRELVQRALRRLDPRERFIIEQRVMGDAEMTLSELGEHFGFSRERARQLEIRAKDKLKLALVTLMAEAGVDESTLNA; encoded by the coding sequence ATGCAGGCTTCCAACTCCTTCTCCTCCCCTGATTCGCTCTCCACCTACCTGTCGGAGATCAACCAGTACCCGCTGCTCACCCAGCCGCAGGAGCAGGAGCTGTCGAAGCGCTTCCGCGCGGGAGACCTGGCCGCGGGCCACCAGTTGGTGACGGCGAACCTCCGCTTCGTGGTGAAGGTGGCCTACGAGTACCGCTCCTACGGCCTGAAGATGTCGGACCTCATCCAGGAGGCGAACATCGGCCTGATGAAGGCCGTGCAGAAGTTCGATCCAGACAAGGGCATCCGCCTCATCTCCTACGCTGTCTGGTGGATTCGCGCGTACATCCAGAACTGCATCCTGAAGAACTGGAGCCTGGTGAAGCTGGGCACCACGCAGGCGCAGCGCCGCCTCTTCTTCAGCCTGGCCCGCACGCGCCGCGAGTTGGAGAAGATGGGCGCCGGCGACGCGAACGTCGTCAACGCCGAGGAGATTGCGCGCAAGCTGAACGTGAAGGCCTCCGAGGTGCGCGAGATGGAGCAGCGCATGGGTGGCCGTGATTTGTCCCTGGACGCGCCCATGGGCGAGGACGGCGACGCCACGCACCTGGACTTCGTGGAGTCCGAGTCCGTCTCCGCGGTGGACGAGGTCGCCGACCGGCAACAGGCCAACCTCACCCGCGAGCTCGTGCAGCGCGCCCTGCGCCGCCTGGACCCGCGCGAGCGCTTCATCATCGAGCAGCGCGTCATGGGTGACGCGGAGATGACGCTCAGCGAGCTGGGCGAGCACTTCGGATTCTCCCGCGAGCGCGCCCGTCAGTTGGAGATTCGGGCGAAGGACAAGCTCAAGCTCGCGCTGGTCACGCTGATGGCCGAGGCCGGCGTCGACGAGAGCACCCTCAACGCCTGA
- a CDS encoding SDR family oxidoreductase, translating to MSGIEGKVIAITGASSGIGEATARLLAKRGAHVVLGARRTDRLETLVSAIRAEGGSARYRKLDVTKRDDVESFMGFVRAEHGRIDVIINNAGVMPLSKLEALKVEEWDRMIDVNIRGVLHGIAAGLPIMQAQRSGQFINLSSIGGHQVVPTAAVYCATKYAVIAISEGLRQEVGGDIRVTVISPGVTTSELADSISDPVAREGMREYRRVAIPPEAIARSIAFAIEQPDDVDVNEIIVRPTAQS from the coding sequence ATGTCTGGAATTGAAGGGAAGGTCATTGCCATCACCGGAGCGAGCAGCGGAATCGGGGAGGCGACGGCTCGCCTGCTCGCGAAGCGTGGGGCGCACGTTGTCTTGGGCGCGCGCCGGACGGACCGGCTCGAAACCCTGGTGTCCGCCATCCGCGCGGAGGGCGGCTCCGCGCGCTACCGGAAGCTGGACGTCACGAAGCGGGACGACGTCGAGTCCTTCATGGGCTTCGTCCGCGCCGAGCACGGCCGCATCGACGTCATCATCAACAACGCGGGCGTGATGCCGCTGTCGAAGTTGGAGGCGCTCAAGGTCGAGGAGTGGGACCGGATGATTGACGTCAACATCCGCGGCGTCCTGCACGGCATCGCCGCGGGGCTGCCCATCATGCAGGCGCAGCGCTCCGGCCAGTTCATCAACCTCTCCTCCATTGGTGGCCACCAGGTGGTGCCCACGGCCGCCGTGTACTGCGCGACCAAGTACGCCGTCATCGCCATCTCCGAGGGCCTGCGGCAGGAGGTTGGCGGCGACATCAGGGTCACCGTCATTTCACCGGGCGTGACGACCTCCGAGCTCGCCGACTCCATCTCCGATCCGGTCGCGCGCGAGGGCATGCGCGAATACCGGCGGGTGGCGATTCCGCCGGAGGCCATTGCGCGGAGCATCGCCTTCGCCATCGAGCAACCCGACGACGTGGACGTGAACGAAATCATCGTCCGTCCCACCGCTCAGTCCTGA
- the ileS gene encoding isoleucine--tRNA ligase codes for MPETPPSLFDAVPAEMDFPSDERRIQAFWKDRRIFERSLETREDAPSFVFYEGPPTANGLPHNGHVLTRVIKDLFPRYKTMTGHYVPRKAGWDTHGLPVEVEVEKELRIHGKAEIERYGVEPFTERCIESVFRYTSEWERLTERIGFWVDLNQAYVTYHRPFVESVWWALAELHRKGLLYQGHKVVWWWPQGGTALSAAEVGLGYKTVDDPSVYVAFPLRDTPDTALVVWTTTPWTLPSNMYAAVNPGVDYVTVDAGERKLIVAAALREALAKKLKQDLPVLATQKGSDLVGQRYQPPFDLYHQRAGDTRLPLKDGGEDAQAWRVLGADFVTLDSGTGIVHIAPAFGEDDYEAFRKDKARFAQPEALELFCAVKPDGTFSDDVPLVAGRFVKEADKDIQRHLKERGLVLFTEQYKHEYPFCWRADDDPLIQFARPAWYIRTTSVKDEAIANNRAVNWVPEHIKEGRFGDFLANNVDWALSRERYWGTPLPLWVHSETGEVEAIPSLQALREKPGNNVAAVEAELNAFLAGKPHEANARHLIVHKPWIDKVTFEKPGMPGRFQRVPEVVDVWFDSGCMPFAQWGFPHAPGSREIFNRAFPADFISEAIDQTRGWFYSLLMVSTLLFDEETQARMGLSPQRGWPQPYKSCIVLGHVSDKEGRKESKSKGNYTPPEIILDEVRMDFAVLTATEAGVPGEPGVALIAREDLEGLDIQEGAKVQLFRPDRPDVVITATVKAHKKLKRRVLLLAPADLQTLDVAPSARGASVMPVEVPRLAPSERVVLKDPAAKAPGADAFRWFFYAASPTWSNTRHSLSNVRLLQKDFQVKLRNVYSFFTIYANIDGFNPAAGNTDATDSPWEAIRRSQGWREVKARPVLDRWILSEVHLTLRDVTSALDTYQVYDAAQRMVALVDALSNWYLRRSRSRFWAPGFEQDKQDAYFTLYEALTTIASLSAPFIPFFADEMWGNLVRKPWPTTQPESVHLARFPTVDASLIDEGLAAEMGAVRDLVSLGLKVRTDNRLKVRQPLSRADVILARKELTDRVAVYRDLIADELNVHEVRFVEPGSPEADVVRFRVRPNLRAVGGRLGPKLAPVRKAFDTGDGAALHRELLQTGRVAMTVAGEDLVFTAEELETLVEANPGYAAAGMGVGVVVLHTELTESLVDEGLVRELLARVQGARKDMELGYTDRIQLWVDGDARVKRVTDEARELIARETLASSILVGPEGLTGKEEEASINGLPARIRVERA; via the coding sequence ATGCCTGAAACGCCCCCTTCCCTGTTCGATGCGGTGCCCGCGGAGATGGACTTTCCTTCCGACGAGCGCCGCATCCAGGCCTTCTGGAAGGACCGCCGCATCTTCGAGCGCTCGCTCGAAACGCGTGAGGATGCCCCCAGCTTCGTCTTCTACGAGGGCCCGCCGACCGCCAACGGCCTGCCGCACAACGGCCACGTCCTCACGCGCGTCATCAAGGACCTGTTCCCCCGCTACAAGACGATGACGGGCCACTACGTCCCCCGCAAGGCCGGCTGGGACACCCACGGCCTGCCCGTGGAGGTGGAGGTCGAGAAGGAACTGCGCATCCACGGCAAGGCGGAGATTGAGCGCTACGGCGTGGAGCCCTTCACCGAGCGCTGCATCGAATCCGTCTTCCGCTACACCTCCGAGTGGGAGCGGCTCACCGAGCGCATCGGCTTCTGGGTGGACCTGAATCAGGCCTACGTCACCTACCACCGTCCGTTCGTGGAGAGCGTGTGGTGGGCGCTGGCGGAGCTGCACCGCAAGGGCCTGCTGTACCAGGGCCACAAGGTGGTGTGGTGGTGGCCGCAGGGCGGCACCGCGCTGAGCGCCGCGGAGGTGGGCCTGGGCTACAAGACGGTGGACGACCCGAGCGTCTACGTCGCCTTCCCGCTGCGCGACACGCCGGACACCGCGCTGGTGGTGTGGACGACCACGCCCTGGACGCTGCCGTCCAACATGTACGCGGCCGTCAACCCGGGCGTGGACTACGTCACCGTGGACGCGGGCGAGCGCAAGCTCATCGTCGCCGCGGCGCTGCGCGAGGCGCTGGCGAAGAAGCTCAAGCAGGACCTGCCGGTGCTCGCCACGCAGAAGGGCAGCGACCTGGTGGGCCAGCGCTACCAGCCGCCCTTCGACCTCTACCACCAGCGCGCGGGCGACACGCGGCTGCCGCTGAAGGACGGCGGTGAGGACGCGCAGGCCTGGCGCGTGCTGGGCGCGGACTTCGTGACGCTCGACAGCGGCACGGGCATCGTCCACATCGCCCCGGCTTTTGGCGAGGACGACTACGAGGCCTTCCGCAAGGACAAGGCCCGCTTCGCCCAGCCGGAAGCGCTGGAGCTGTTCTGCGCGGTGAAGCCGGACGGCACCTTCTCCGACGACGTGCCGCTCGTCGCGGGGCGCTTCGTGAAGGAGGCGGACAAGGACATCCAGCGCCACCTGAAGGAGCGCGGGCTGGTCCTCTTCACGGAGCAGTACAAGCACGAGTACCCCTTCTGCTGGCGCGCGGACGACGACCCGCTCATCCAGTTCGCCCGGCCCGCCTGGTACATCCGCACCACGTCCGTGAAGGACGAGGCGATTGCCAACAACCGCGCCGTCAACTGGGTGCCCGAGCACATCAAGGAAGGCCGCTTCGGCGACTTCCTGGCCAACAACGTGGACTGGGCCCTGTCGCGCGAGCGCTACTGGGGCACGCCGCTGCCGCTCTGGGTGCACTCGGAGACGGGCGAGGTGGAGGCCATCCCCTCGCTCCAGGCGCTGCGCGAGAAGCCGGGCAACAACGTGGCCGCGGTGGAGGCGGAGCTGAATGCCTTCCTCGCGGGCAAGCCCCACGAGGCCAACGCCAGACACCTCATCGTCCACAAGCCGTGGATCGACAAGGTGACGTTCGAGAAGCCCGGCATGCCGGGGCGCTTCCAGCGCGTGCCCGAGGTCGTCGACGTGTGGTTCGACTCCGGTTGCATGCCCTTCGCGCAGTGGGGCTTCCCGCACGCGCCGGGCTCGCGGGAGATCTTCAACCGCGCCTTCCCCGCGGACTTCATCTCCGAGGCCATCGACCAGACGCGTGGCTGGTTCTACTCGCTGCTGATGGTGAGCACGCTCCTCTTCGACGAGGAGACGCAGGCTCGCATGGGCCTGTCACCCCAGCGCGGCTGGCCGCAGCCGTACAAGAGCTGCATCGTGCTGGGCCACGTCTCCGACAAGGAGGGGCGCAAGGAGTCCAAGTCCAAGGGCAACTACACGCCGCCGGAAATCATCCTGGACGAAGTGCGCATGGACTTCGCGGTCCTCACTGCCACGGAGGCCGGCGTTCCGGGTGAGCCGGGCGTGGCGCTCATCGCTCGCGAGGACCTGGAGGGCCTGGACATCCAGGAGGGCGCCAAGGTGCAGCTCTTCCGGCCAGACCGTCCGGACGTGGTCATCACCGCGACGGTGAAGGCGCACAAGAAGCTCAAGCGCCGCGTGCTGCTGCTGGCGCCCGCTGACCTGCAGACGCTGGACGTGGCGCCCTCCGCGCGTGGCGCCAGTGTCATGCCGGTGGAGGTGCCCCGGTTGGCGCCTTCCGAGCGCGTGGTGCTGAAGGACCCCGCCGCCAAGGCGCCGGGCGCGGACGCGTTCCGCTGGTTCTTCTACGCGGCGAGCCCCACCTGGTCGAACACGCGGCACTCGCTGAGCAACGTGCGACTGTTGCAGAAGGACTTCCAGGTCAAGCTGCGCAACGTCTACTCGTTCTTCACCATCTACGCGAACATCGACGGTTTCAACCCGGCGGCCGGCAACACGGACGCGACCGACTCGCCGTGGGAAGCCATCCGCCGCAGCCAGGGCTGGCGTGAGGTGAAGGCGCGGCCGGTGCTGGACCGCTGGATTCTGTCCGAGGTCCACCTCACCCTGCGCGACGTCACCAGCGCGCTGGACACCTACCAGGTCTACGACGCGGCCCAGCGGATGGTGGCGCTGGTGGACGCGCTGTCCAACTGGTACCTGCGCCGCAGCCGGTCGCGCTTCTGGGCGCCGGGCTTCGAACAGGACAAGCAGGACGCGTACTTCACGCTCTACGAGGCGCTCACCACCATTGCCTCGCTGTCCGCGCCCTTCATCCCCTTCTTCGCCGATGAGATGTGGGGCAACCTGGTGCGCAAGCCCTGGCCCACCACGCAGCCGGAGAGCGTCCACCTGGCGCGCTTCCCCACCGTGGATGCGTCCCTCATCGACGAGGGGCTCGCGGCGGAGATGGGCGCGGTGAGGGACCTGGTCTCCCTGGGCCTCAAGGTGCGCACGGACAACCGCCTCAAGGTGCGCCAGCCGCTGTCGCGTGCGGACGTCATCCTGGCGCGCAAGGAGCTGACGGACCGCGTGGCGGTGTATCGCGACCTCATCGCGGACGAACTGAACGTCCACGAGGTGCGCTTCGTGGAGCCGGGCAGCCCGGAGGCGGACGTGGTGCGCTTCCGCGTCCGGCCCAACCTGCGCGCGGTGGGCGGACGGCTGGGCCCCAAGCTGGCCCCGGTGCGCAAGGCCTTCGACACGGGTGACGGCGCCGCGCTGCACCGCGAGTTGCTCCAGACGGGCCGCGTGGCCATGACGGTGGCCGGCGAGGACCTGGTCTTCACCGCCGAGGAGCTGGAGACGCTGGTGGAGGCCAACCCCGGCTACGCCGCCGCCGGCATGGGCGTGGGCGTGGTGGTGCTCCACACCGAGCTGACCGAGTCCCTGGTGGATGAGGGCCTGGTGCGCGAGCTGCTCGCCCGCGTGCAGGGCGCGCGCAAGGACATGGAGCTGGGCTACACCGACCGCATCCAGCTCTGGGTGGACGGCGACGCGCGCGTGAAGCGCGTGACGGACGAAGCACGGGAGTTGATCGCTCGGGAGACGCTGGCCTCCAGCATCCTCGTGGGCCCCGAGGGCCTCACCGGCAAGGAAGAAGAAGCCAGCATCAACGGCCTGCCCGCGCGCATCCGCGTGGAACGGGCCTGA
- a CDS encoding ArsR/SmtB family transcription factor, translating to MVTPMVQQRSEQLDAVFHALSDPTRREMLRSLSSGPRSIGELAAPFSMSFAGASKHVKTLERAGLVNRSVEGRTHRCSLAPAPLAGAADWLRFYERFWNDRLDALERELRKPERGSARKGARHE from the coding sequence ATGGTCACCCCCATGGTTCAGCAACGTTCCGAGCAGCTCGACGCGGTCTTCCACGCGCTTTCCGACCCGACGCGGCGGGAGATGCTGCGCAGCCTGTCCTCGGGACCGAGGAGCATTGGCGAACTGGCGGCGCCGTTCAGCATGTCCTTCGCGGGCGCTTCCAAGCACGTCAAGACGCTGGAGCGTGCGGGGTTGGTGAACAGGTCGGTGGAGGGGCGCACGCATCGGTGCAGTCTCGCGCCGGCGCCGCTGGCCGGAGCGGCCGACTGGCTGCGTTTCTACGAGCGCTTCTGGAATGACCGGCTGGATGCCCTGGAGCGGGAGCTCCGCAAGCCCGAGCGCGGCAGCGCCAGGAAGGGCGCGCGACATGAGTGA
- a CDS encoding S1 family peptidase has protein sequence MGLLLAAGACGPSVVPVSPETLTPARRAVVGGAPEPGFPTVAAIVPVPPFCGEPDEAARVLCTGTLVAPRVVLTAAHCVENADAPRVFSVVFAAETARASAAQRIRVVEGRLHPAWRPGVSDLGVLILASDAPVAPLAWAARAFPADGVGRLARVVGFGADGEGGSGLRRGGLSRITSVEADAFSIEAAPAMSCGGDSGGPVFIEQDGVERLVGVTSFGDLSCTTGTNSRVDVHADFIQVAIEDASRGAPVRTLVDPDVDACAQWCRAHADCPVGMACVARADGTRSCAVAGLEAGHFGPACTGAQGEHPCVKAGSACRLWLPCSEPRDATAPGGCAAAGGGNPGLIPLVLLAWSWGRGRRAKGG, from the coding sequence GTGGGACTCCTGCTGGCGGCGGGAGCGTGCGGTCCTTCTGTCGTTCCCGTCTCCCCGGAGACGCTCACCCCGGCGCGGCGGGCCGTGGTGGGCGGAGCGCCCGAGCCGGGCTTCCCCACGGTGGCCGCCATCGTTCCCGTCCCGCCCTTCTGTGGGGAGCCTGACGAGGCGGCTCGCGTGCTCTGCACGGGCACGCTGGTGGCGCCTCGGGTGGTGCTGACGGCGGCGCACTGCGTGGAGAACGCGGATGCTCCACGGGTGTTCTCGGTGGTGTTCGCCGCGGAGACAGCCCGTGCCTCCGCCGCGCAGCGCATCCGCGTGGTGGAGGGCCGGCTCCATCCCGCGTGGCGCCCGGGCGTGAGTGACCTGGGCGTGTTGATTCTCGCCAGCGATGCGCCGGTCGCTCCGCTGGCCTGGGCGGCGCGGGCGTTTCCCGCTGACGGCGTGGGGCGGCTGGCGCGGGTGGTGGGCTTTGGCGCGGACGGGGAGGGCGGCTCGGGCCTGCGCCGTGGCGGCCTGTCCCGAATCACGTCGGTTGAAGCGGACGCGTTCTCCATCGAAGCGGCGCCAGCGATGTCGTGCGGCGGGGACAGCGGTGGCCCGGTGTTCATCGAACAGGACGGCGTCGAGCGCCTGGTCGGTGTGACTTCGTTTGGTGACCTCTCCTGCACCACGGGGACGAACAGCCGCGTCGACGTGCACGCGGACTTCATCCAGGTCGCCATCGAGGACGCCTCGCGAGGCGCGCCCGTCCGGACGCTGGTGGACCCGGATGTGGACGCCTGCGCGCAGTGGTGCCGTGCGCATGCGGACTGCCCCGTGGGCATGGCGTGTGTCGCGCGGGCGGACGGCACCCGGAGTTGCGCGGTGGCGGGGCTCGAGGCGGGCCACTTCGGGCCTGCCTGCACCGGCGCGCAGGGTGAGCATCCCTGTGTGAAGGCGGGCTCGGCGTGCCGGCTGTGGCTGCCCTGCTCCGAGCCGCGGGATGCAACAGCGCCGGGCGGGTGCGCGGCGGCAGGGGGCGGAAACCCCGGCCTGATTCCGCTGGTGCTTCTGGCCTGGTCCTGGGGACGCGGCCGTCGCGCGAAGGGCGGGTAG